In a single window of the Atlantibacter hermannii genome:
- the lacZ_1 gene encoding beta-D-galactosidase, which produces MSAGWALGRMRTTRIAKAAPAFSHWQLPLGQMHTPYIFPTENGLRCDTRQLQWGKWHVEGDFHFSLQPYGTEQLTRVDHWHRMQPEEGVWLTLDGQHMGIGGDDSWTPSVQPQFLLSDTRWRYDVTLWLR; this is translated from the coding sequence ATGTCTGCTGGTTGGGCCTTGGGCCGCATGAGAACTACCCGGATCGCAAAAGCAGCGCCCGCTTTCTCACACTGGCAATTGCCGCTCGGGCAGATGCATACGCCGTATATTTTCCCCACCGAAAACGGGCTGCGATGCGATACCCGCCAGTTACAGTGGGGGAAATGGCATGTTGAAGGCGATTTCCATTTTTCACTGCAACCTTACGGCACGGAACAGCTGACGCGTGTTGACCACTGGCACCGGATGCAACCGGAAGAGGGCGTCTGGCTGACGCTGGATGGTCAGCATATGGGGATCGGCGGGGATGATTCCTGGACCCCAAGCGTGCAGCCGCAGTTCCTGTTGAGCGACACCCGCTGGAGATATGACGTCACGCTGTGGTTGCGTTAA
- the lacZ_2 gene encoding beta-D-galactosidase: MGNSLGNFAAYWQAFREYPRLQGGFIWDWADQAIVKTFEDGTTGWAYGGDFGDKPNDRQFCMNGLVFPDRTPHPSLIEAKHAQQFFRFTLVSQQPLQIRIASEYLFRTTDNETLTWRVECAGRVVAQGEQPLKLAPEAEAVLTLTDALTLPENARDVWLQLDVIQPNATPWSAAGHPVAWQQFALAAPLAITPRAPRGVTPSLAVDDQAFTVEWNGQRWLFDRATGQLAQWEIDGEPQLVTPLQDQFIRAPLDNDIGVSEVDRIDPHALG; this comes from the coding sequence ATGGGCAACAGCCTGGGTAATTTTGCTGCTTACTGGCAGGCGTTTCGTGAATACCCCAGATTGCAGGGCGGCTTTATCTGGGACTGGGCCGATCAGGCGATTGTCAAAACCTTTGAAGATGGCACCACCGGTTGGGCCTATGGCGGCGATTTCGGCGACAAACCCAACGATCGCCAGTTCTGTATGAATGGTCTGGTCTTCCCGGATCGCACGCCGCATCCTTCGCTGATTGAAGCAAAACACGCCCAGCAGTTTTTCCGATTTACGCTGGTGAGCCAGCAACCGTTGCAGATCCGCATCGCCAGCGAATACCTGTTCCGCACCACGGATAATGAGACGCTGACATGGCGCGTGGAGTGCGCCGGGCGCGTGGTGGCGCAGGGAGAACAGCCGCTGAAACTGGCTCCGGAAGCCGAAGCGGTACTGACTCTGACGGATGCACTGACGCTACCGGAAAATGCCCGCGATGTCTGGCTACAGCTGGACGTCATTCAGCCCAACGCCACGCCGTGGTCGGCAGCCGGTCATCCGGTGGCCTGGCAGCAGTTTGCCCTGGCCGCGCCGCTGGCAATAACGCCGCGCGCGCCACGCGGCGTCACGCCGTCGCTGGCCGTTGATGACCAGGCGTTTACCGTCGAGTGGAACGGGCAGCGTTGGTTGTTTGATCGCGCCACTGGGCAGCTCGCCCAGTGGGAAATCGACGGTGAGCCGCAGTTAGTGACGCCGCTTCAGGATCAGTTTATCCGTGCGCCACTGGATAATGACATCGGCGTCAGCGAAGTGGATCGCATCGATCCCCATGCCCTGGGTTGA
- the lacZ_3 gene encoding beta-D-galactosidase — MDRLRLTGSAPVEVPSNWQMAGYDAPIYTNVRYPIETVPPRVPEDNPTGCYSRLVTVDPQWLAQGQTRIIFDGVNSAFHLWCNGTWVGYSQDSRLPAEFDLTPFLHAGENRLCVMVMRWSAGTWLEDQDMWRMSGIFRSVSLLHKPDCHLADWQVTPQLDDCYRDAQLNVAVRFAAPPAQLSHLTVELTLWEGDEPIAQLRGKPGSAPVDERGNYPERGHYALSVREPKKWSAETPHCYRLVAALYLDDVLLEAEACDVGFRRVDIHNGLLTLNGKPLLIRGVNRHEHHPERGQVVTEQDMIQDILLMKQNNFNAVRCSHYPNVERWYELCTRYGLYVVDEANIETHGMTPMNRLSDDPAWFAAFSARVTRMVQCHRNHPAIIIWSLGNESGHGATHDALYRWVKTADPSRPVQYEGGRCGYGCHRHHLPDVCPGRPGSTVPGGAKVEHQKMAQPAG; from the coding sequence ATGGATAGATTACGACTTACCGGCAGCGCGCCAGTGGAAGTGCCGTCGAACTGGCAAATGGCGGGCTACGACGCGCCGATCTACACCAACGTGCGTTATCCCATTGAAACCGTGCCGCCGCGGGTGCCGGAAGATAACCCTACCGGCTGTTATTCGCGCCTCGTTACCGTCGATCCGCAATGGCTGGCACAGGGCCAGACGCGCATCATTTTTGACGGGGTCAACTCGGCATTCCATCTGTGGTGCAACGGCACATGGGTTGGCTATTCCCAGGACAGCCGCCTGCCTGCGGAATTCGATCTCACGCCCTTTTTACACGCCGGGGAAAACCGACTGTGCGTGATGGTGATGCGCTGGAGCGCGGGCACCTGGCTGGAAGACCAGGATATGTGGCGGATGAGCGGCATTTTCCGTTCGGTGTCGCTGCTGCACAAGCCGGACTGCCATCTGGCGGACTGGCAGGTGACGCCGCAACTGGATGATTGCTATCGTGATGCGCAGCTCAACGTTGCGGTGCGTTTCGCCGCACCACCCGCGCAGCTCAGCCATTTAACCGTCGAACTGACCCTGTGGGAGGGCGATGAACCGATCGCGCAACTGCGCGGCAAACCGGGCAGCGCGCCGGTGGATGAACGCGGCAATTATCCCGAACGTGGTCATTATGCCTTGTCGGTACGTGAACCGAAAAAATGGAGTGCCGAAACGCCGCACTGCTACCGGCTGGTGGCGGCGCTGTATCTGGATGATGTGTTGCTGGAAGCAGAAGCCTGTGACGTCGGCTTCCGGCGTGTGGACATCCATAACGGGTTGCTGACGCTGAACGGCAAACCGTTGCTGATCCGTGGCGTGAATCGCCATGAGCATCATCCCGAACGCGGCCAGGTCGTGACTGAGCAGGATATGATTCAGGATATCCTGCTGATGAAGCAGAATAACTTTAACGCCGTACGCTGTTCGCACTATCCCAACGTTGAGCGCTGGTATGAACTCTGCACCCGCTACGGTCTGTACGTGGTGGATGAGGCGAATATTGAAACCCACGGCATGACGCCAATGAACCGGCTGTCAGACGACCCGGCATGGTTCGCGGCCTTCAGCGCCCGCGTGACCCGTATGGTGCAGTGTCACCGTAATCATCCCGCCATTATTATCTGGTCGCTGGGCAACGAATCCGGCCACGGCGCTACCCACGACGCCCTGTACCGCTGGGTAAAAACCGCCGATCCATCACGCCCGGTGCAGTATGAAGGGGGGCGGTGCGGATACGGCTGCCACCGACATCATTTGCCCGATGTATGCCCGGGTCGACCAGGATCAACCGTTCCCGGCGGTGCCAAAGTGGAGCATCAAAAAATGGCTCAGCCTGCCGGGTGA
- the lacI gene encoding lactose operon repressor yields the protein MSRHSATLDDVARLAGVSLQTVSRVLNSPEKVATRTQEVVHQAMRTLRYVPNRSAQLLAGKVLPAIGLISASLTLHAPSQIAASIKTHAQARGLDVVIVMLNNADRGALQGALAECRAQNIRSAIINLPLESQLAEQLVQENPDIHCLFLDVPPDSDVASLLFDHRQGCHAVIDHLWERGHRDYGFLAGPESAISARLRLHAWREALHRNGGHQAITAFGDWSAGSGFACTLAMLAKQPTLTAIVVANDQMALGVLSALAQLNRRDISVTGYDDTPDSQYFQPALTTVAQDFTLLGERAVALIAEPGQRHSWLPTRLVVRQSTAPKGDVDTREALINQLKTLAAQL from the coding sequence ATGAGTCGCCATTCCGCCACCCTTGATGATGTCGCCCGGCTTGCCGGTGTGTCACTGCAAACCGTTTCACGAGTATTAAACAGCCCGGAGAAAGTGGCGACCCGCACTCAGGAAGTCGTTCATCAGGCGATGCGTACGCTGCGCTATGTCCCTAACCGCTCCGCACAGCTTCTGGCGGGGAAAGTGCTGCCCGCCATTGGCCTGATCAGCGCCTCGTTAACCTTGCATGCGCCGTCGCAAATTGCCGCGTCGATCAAAACCCACGCACAGGCGCGCGGGCTGGATGTGGTCATTGTCATGCTTAATAACGCGGATCGCGGCGCGCTACAGGGGGCGCTGGCGGAATGCCGGGCGCAGAACATCCGTAGCGCAATCATCAATCTGCCGCTGGAAAGCCAGCTTGCCGAGCAACTGGTGCAGGAAAACCCGGATATTCACTGCCTGTTTCTTGATGTGCCACCCGACAGCGATGTCGCCAGTTTGCTGTTTGATCACCGCCAGGGATGCCACGCGGTGATTGATCATTTGTGGGAACGTGGGCATCGGGATTACGGATTTTTAGCCGGGCCAGAGAGCGCCATTTCCGCACGGCTCAGGCTTCATGCCTGGCGCGAGGCGCTGCATCGTAACGGGGGACATCAGGCCATAACGGCCTTCGGAGACTGGAGCGCGGGTAGCGGATTCGCCTGTACCCTGGCGATGCTGGCGAAACAGCCGACGCTGACGGCGATAGTGGTAGCAAATGATCAGATGGCGCTGGGGGTATTAAGCGCGCTGGCGCAGTTGAATCGCCGGGATATTTCCGTGACCGGCTATGACGATACGCCCGACAGCCAGTATTTCCAGCCGGCGCTCACCACGGTGGCGCAGGATTTTACGCTATTAGGCGAGCGCGCTGTCGCGCTGATTGCCGAGCCTGGTCAGCGTCACAGTTGGTTGCCCACAAGGCTGGTTGTGCGTCAGTCCACGGCCCCGAAAGGCGATGTCGACACGCGTGAAGCGTTAATCAACCAGTTAAAAACGCTTGCCGCACAGTTGTAA
- a CDS encoding membrane protein YbdJ → MKHPLETLVTAGGILLLAFLSCLLLPAPALTVSLAKQLMETFHLVDLNQLYTIIFCIWFLLLGVLEYAIIRFIWKRWFSIERV, encoded by the coding sequence ATGAAACATCCTCTTGAAACTCTGGTGACCGCAGGCGGCATTTTGCTGCTGGCGTTTCTTTCCTGCCTGCTGTTGCCTGCGCCCGCGTTGACGGTGTCACTGGCGAAGCAGTTGATGGAGACGTTCCATCTGGTGGATTTAAACCAGCTATACACCATTATCTTTTGTATCTGGTTTTTGCTGCTGGGCGTGCTGGAGTACGCCATCATCCGTTTTATCTGGAAACGCTGGTTTTCAATCGAACGGGTGTGA
- the marA_2 gene encoding putative regulatory protein AraC family: MELPAQVIETITGWIDDNLHKPLRIDEIARHAGYSKWHLQRLFQHHTGESLGRYIREKKLRLAAQDLRQTDARVLDISLKYGFESQQSFTRLFTRKFNMSPGHYRRQGR, encoded by the coding sequence ATGGAACTACCCGCTCAGGTTATCGAAACCATTACCGGCTGGATTGATGACAATTTGCATAAACCGCTGCGTATCGATGAAATTGCGCGCCACGCGGGCTATTCAAAATGGCATTTACAGCGACTGTTTCAACATCACACCGGCGAAAGTCTCGGGCGCTACATTCGCGAGAAGAAGTTGCGGCTGGCGGCGCAGGATCTCAGGCAAACCGACGCCCGTGTGCTGGATATCTCTCTGAAATACGGCTTTGAATCGCAGCAGTCGTTCACACGTTTATTTACCCGTAAATTTAATATGTCTCCCGGCCACTACCGTCGCCAGGGGCGATGA
- a CDS encoding putative regulatory protein,TetR family, with protein sequence MARPRSEDKRIALLDAATEAIANAGIGASTAMIARGAGVAEGTLFRYFATKDILLNALYLHLKIGFCRSILEQPDRPADSKGLTRYIWNRLIDWGLANPVAHQAMRQLAISDKITEETEKQVNESHPDLHQICEKAIQPLFLSPTFRRFGDTIFFALAETTMEFATREPERTEEFKTVGFEAMWRALGKPDL encoded by the coding sequence GTGGCTCGTCCCCGTAGTGAAGATAAACGCATTGCGCTGCTTGATGCGGCAACCGAGGCCATCGCCAACGCAGGCATTGGCGCATCCACCGCGATGATTGCCCGTGGCGCGGGCGTGGCAGAAGGCACATTGTTTCGCTACTTCGCTACCAAAGATATCCTGCTTAACGCGCTCTATTTGCATCTGAAGATCGGGTTTTGCCGCTCTATTCTGGAACAGCCGGATCGCCCGGCAGACAGCAAAGGATTAACCCGTTATATCTGGAACCGGCTGATCGACTGGGGGCTTGCTAACCCGGTTGCGCATCAGGCGATGCGCCAGTTAGCGATTAGCGACAAAATTACCGAAGAAACGGAAAAACAGGTCAACGAGAGTCATCCCGACCTGCACCAGATTTGTGAAAAAGCCATTCAGCCGCTGTTTTTAAGCCCGACGTTTCGCCGCTTCGGCGACACCATCTTCTTCGCGCTGGCGGAAACCACGATGGAATTCGCCACCCGTGAGCCGGAACGCACCGAGGAGTTTAAAACCGTGGGGTTTGAGGCAATGTGGCGCGCGCTGGGCAAACCGGATCTGTAA
- the naiP gene encoding major facilitator superfamily protein, producing the protein MSLLHRLDRLPLSRPHYMLLLIGGLGYTFDGMDVAIIAFLLPALRDVWSLSGAELGLVGSATPIGVLIGALLAGYVGDRYGRKTVMCWALAIYCVMTLVAAFSPNFTVFVIARVLAGVGTGAESVIIAPFLSEFIPPKKRGWFIGSLAGFFSFGFVGAALLGRFVVPEFEDGWRYAQIITALPILMLLWWRRSLPESPRFLLGKGRTDEARVVVESLERQVIAATGKPLPPVDAPRDVTPQVAPAPSPGLLKSLVMMFSQPMRRQTTVIWVIWFVVTFCYYGFFAWIPSLLVERGFTVTRSFEFSIIIYLAQIPGYFSAAVCSDWLDRKRTIALYLVGSTLSAWCLSQADSTATIVAAAAVLSFFLNGCYAGLYAYTPESFPTAIRATGCGFASAFGRVGSIMAPSIIGVFSASLGFAGVFTMTTSVLAAGVIVLLAWGVNTKGYSLEALSPGKSGETVKGEGQQGHRVEG; encoded by the coding sequence ATGTCACTGTTACATCGTCTTGATCGGCTCCCGTTGAGCCGTCCGCATTACATGTTGTTGTTGATAGGTGGGTTGGGATACACCTTTGATGGCATGGACGTCGCCATTATTGCTTTTTTACTGCCTGCATTGCGCGATGTCTGGTCGCTCAGCGGGGCGGAACTGGGGCTGGTGGGGTCCGCCACGCCGATTGGCGTTCTGATTGGCGCACTACTGGCGGGCTACGTGGGGGACCGGTATGGCCGTAAAACGGTCATGTGCTGGGCGCTGGCGATTTACTGCGTAATGACGCTGGTGGCCGCCTTTTCCCCTAACTTCACGGTATTCGTCATCGCGCGCGTTCTGGCAGGCGTTGGCACCGGGGCGGAGAGCGTGATTATTGCGCCGTTTCTGAGCGAATTTATTCCGCCGAAAAAACGCGGCTGGTTTATTGGATCGCTGGCCGGGTTTTTCTCGTTCGGATTCGTGGGCGCCGCGCTGCTGGGGCGTTTTGTGGTGCCGGAGTTTGAAGACGGCTGGCGCTACGCGCAAATTATCACCGCACTGCCGATTTTGATGCTGCTGTGGTGGCGCCGCAGCCTGCCGGAATCGCCGCGCTTCCTGCTGGGCAAAGGCCGTACCGACGAAGCGCGGGTGGTGGTCGAAAGCCTGGAACGTCAGGTGATTGCCGCCACCGGCAAACCGCTGCCGCCCGTTGACGCGCCGCGTGACGTGACGCCGCAGGTTGCGCCTGCGCCATCGCCCGGGCTGCTTAAAAGCCTGGTCATGATGTTCAGCCAGCCGATGCGGCGACAGACCACGGTAATTTGGGTGATTTGGTTTGTGGTGACCTTCTGTTACTACGGCTTCTTTGCCTGGATCCCGTCGCTTCTGGTGGAACGGGGTTTTACCGTCACCCGCAGTTTTGAGTTTTCGATCATTATTTATCTGGCGCAAATACCGGGCTATTTCTCTGCGGCGGTGTGTTCTGACTGGCTCGACCGCAAGCGGACTATCGCCCTGTATCTGGTGGGCAGCACCCTCAGCGCCTGGTGTTTAAGCCAGGCCGACAGCACGGCGACGATTGTCGCAGCAGCGGCGGTTCTGTCTTTCTTCCTTAACGGGTGTTATGCCGGGCTGTATGCGTATACGCCGGAAAGTTTCCCTACCGCCATTCGCGCCACGGGATGTGGATTCGCCAGCGCCTTTGGCCGCGTCGGCAGCATTATGGCACCGTCAATTATTGGCGTGTTCTCTGCATCGCTGGGATTTGCCGGGGTGTTTACCATGACGACCTCGGTACTGGCGGCAGGCGTCATCGTGTTACTGGCCTGGGGCGTCAATACCAAAGGCTATTCTCTGGAAGCGCTGTCGCCAGGTAAAAGCGGCGAGACGGTGAAAGGGGAAGGGCAGCAAGGTCATCGCGTCGAAGGGTAA
- a CDS encoding Amidohydrolase family — protein MACPTLVTYEMLKNEGEQYGLQPDSIAKIDDVRLSGLDSLKIMFEAGLPMAYGSDLLGDMHVHQSEEFVIRNRVLPAAEVIRSATSIAARLLRKEGEIGSLTPGAWADLIVVNGNPLEDISLLTGQGKHIPLILQQGKPVKNAGFLPVD, from the coding sequence ATGGCCTGTCCGACGCTGGTCACCTATGAAATGCTGAAAAACGAAGGCGAGCAGTACGGTTTGCAGCCGGACTCTATCGCCAAAATCGACGATGTGCGCTTAAGCGGCCTCGACAGTCTGAAAATCATGTTCGAAGCCGGTTTACCGATGGCGTATGGATCCGATCTGCTGGGGGATATGCATGTGCACCAGTCGGAAGAGTTTGTTATCCGCAATCGCGTACTACCCGCCGCGGAAGTGATCCGCAGCGCCACGTCCATTGCCGCCCGCCTGCTGCGTAAAGAGGGCGAAATCGGCAGCCTGACGCCAGGCGCATGGGCCGATCTCATCGTGGTAAACGGCAATCCGCTTGAGGATATCAGTCTGCTTACCGGCCAGGGCAAGCATATCCCGCTGATCCTTCAGCAGGGTAAACCGGTGAAAAACGCAGGCTTCCTGCCGGTGGACTAA
- a CDS encoding dihydroorotase gives MTTQHTPLLFINATLVDGISDTALKNHQLLVEEGKISKISATPVDAPGATVVDLKGKTLMPGLIDCHVHVIASSANLGQNALLPDSLIAARAGKIMQGMLNRGFTTVRDVGGADYGLKQAQEEGLLNGPHLMICGKALSQTGGHTDYRGRYDSRNADFYASKLGALGRICNGVDEVRRAVREEIKAGAEFIKVMANGGVSSPSDPIDFLSFSVSELEAIVEEASNAQTYVSAHLYTDEAIRRAVNAGVHSLEHCNLITPETAPTCRQ, from the coding sequence ATGACAACGCAACACACGCCGTTATTATTTATCAACGCCACCCTGGTGGACGGTATTTCTGATACCGCCCTGAAGAACCATCAACTGCTGGTTGAAGAGGGAAAAATCAGCAAGATCTCTGCCACTCCTGTCGACGCGCCCGGCGCGACGGTGGTGGATTTAAAGGGCAAAACCCTGATGCCTGGCCTGATCGATTGCCATGTTCACGTCATTGCCAGTTCCGCCAATCTCGGTCAAAACGCTTTGCTGCCTGATTCACTGATCGCTGCCCGCGCCGGCAAGATCATGCAGGGCATGTTGAATCGCGGCTTTACCACCGTGCGCGACGTCGGCGGCGCAGACTATGGCCTGAAACAGGCGCAGGAAGAGGGATTGCTGAACGGCCCGCATCTGATGATTTGCGGTAAAGCGCTGTCGCAAACCGGCGGGCATACCGATTACCGCGGTCGCTATGACTCGCGCAACGCCGATTTTTACGCCTCCAAACTCGGCGCGCTGGGCCGCATCTGCAACGGTGTGGATGAGGTGCGCCGCGCAGTGCGCGAAGAGATCAAAGCCGGGGCGGAGTTCATCAAAGTGATGGCCAACGGCGGGGTGTCATCCCCCAGCGATCCGATCGATTTTCTGAGCTTTTCAGTTTCCGAACTGGAAGCCATTGTCGAAGAGGCCAGCAACGCGCAAACCTACGTCAGCGCCCATCTGTACACCGACGAGGCGATTCGCCGCGCCGTTAACGCCGGGGTACATTCCCTTGAGCACTGCAATCTCATCACCCCGGAAACGGCCCCAACTTGCCGCCAGTAA
- the gcvA_3 gene encoding putative transcriptional regulator of glycine cleavage system yields MRRRHGLELTTAGERYLHQIRHFLEECADATAQVMKNAGENEITLACSSGIAQFWLPLRLTHFRRQHPEIKVNLIMRDGVTRLTSFEFDLGVYYLRQENLINFDTVKLFDEEMFPVCSPHYLAGRPLFTPETLKHETLLVLEDAQHQWIGWPEWFAINGTDSPPLRQTLRVNHYPPLIEMACLGNGVALAWRHIIDSVIASGRLVKASNFSVSKGGGFFLITSQHRHENRATRLFKRWLLEDVAQHPAR; encoded by the coding sequence ATGCGTCGGCGTCATGGCCTGGAACTCACTACCGCCGGTGAGCGCTATCTTCATCAAATCCGCCATTTCCTGGAAGAGTGCGCCGATGCCACGGCTCAGGTGATGAAAAACGCCGGGGAAAACGAAATTACCCTGGCCTGTTCATCGGGCATCGCCCAGTTCTGGCTGCCGTTGCGCCTTACCCATTTCCGACGTCAGCACCCGGAAATCAAAGTGAATTTAATCATGCGCGATGGGGTCACACGGCTGACGTCATTCGAATTTGATCTGGGCGTTTACTATTTGCGACAAGAAAATCTTATCAATTTCGATACGGTGAAATTGTTCGATGAAGAGATGTTCCCGGTGTGCTCGCCGCATTACCTGGCCGGGCGGCCCCTGTTCACGCCGGAAACGTTAAAACATGAAACCCTGCTGGTACTGGAGGACGCCCAGCACCAGTGGATCGGCTGGCCAGAGTGGTTTGCAATTAACGGCACCGACAGCCCGCCGCTACGCCAGACTTTGCGCGTTAATCACTATCCACCGCTGATTGAAATGGCCTGTCTCGGCAACGGCGTGGCACTTGCGTGGCGTCACATCATTGACAGCGTCATCGCCAGTGGACGGCTGGTCAAAGCCTCGAATTTTTCCGTCAGCAAAGGTGGAGGATTTTTCCTGATCACCTCCCAACATCGCCACGAAAACCGCGCCACACGGCTGTTTAAACGCTGGCTGCTGGAAGACGTCGCGCAACATCCCGCCCGCTAG
- the ariR_1 gene encoding regulator of acid resistance, influenced by indole, which translates to MHSSVTEDQINVYFGKNAETYEAETKLIADITRELRTQRGVVQNKDLILTLIQHIECEKDVLKLDIYRNALEMIVQGTPDDI; encoded by the coding sequence ATGCACAGCTCAGTGACAGAAGATCAAATAAACGTCTACTTTGGCAAAAACGCGGAGACTTATGAAGCAGAGACCAAACTCATTGCTGATATCACGCGTGAGCTGCGTACACAACGAGGCGTGGTACAGAACAAAGATCTGATTCTTACCCTGATACAGCATATTGAGTGCGAGAAAGATGTCTTAAAACTGGATATTTATCGCAATGCGCTGGAGATGATTGTCCAGGGAACGCCAGACGATATCTGA